In Monodelphis domestica isolate mMonDom1 chromosome 4, mMonDom1.pri, whole genome shotgun sequence, one DNA window encodes the following:
- the TMEM45B gene encoding transmembrane protein 45B, with protein MASFKGHALPGSFFLLIGIWWSLKYPFRHLSQKGKSRKRNLYQKIEIIEAGIRLAFAIIGMLAEQFTPEGDGPKLHLYNDQDWIKLMNWQHTTMYLMYGLSGLMDMLTILFPDVPLGLDRLVMALSAITEGILFYYHVHNRPPLDQHIHFFLLFPLFGGAISIFIEVFLRDNIVLELFRTTLIITHGSWFWQVGFVLYPPFGSPTWDETSHSNIMFITMCFCWHYIVSMVIVAINYSLTYGLINRMKRSQGEENIGIQKLTSSYNSQQALLNDTDEE; from the exons ATGGCCAGTTTCAAGGGCCATGCCCTCCCAGGGAGTTTCTTCTTGCTCATTGGAATATGGTGGTCATTGAAGTACCCATTCAGACACCTAAgtcaaaaaggaaaaagcagaAAGAGGAACTTATATCAGAAGATCGAGATCATCGAAGCAGGGATCAGGCTCGCTTTTGCTATAATCG GGATGCTTGCTGAGCAGTTTACTCCAGAAGGGGATGGGCCCAAATTGCACCTGTACAATGACCAAGACTGGATAAAACTGATGAACTGGCAGCATACCACCATGTATTTAATGTATGGGCTCTCTGGTCTGATGGACATGCTCACCATTCTCTTCCCTGATGTCCCTCTGGGGCTGGACCGGCTAGTGATGGCTTTGTCTGCCATCACTGAAG GTATCCTCTTCTATTATCATGTGCATAATCGGCCACCATTGGACCAACATATCCACTTTTTCCTGTTATTTCCATTGTTTGGAGGGGCCATTTCCATTTTCATAGAAGTGTTCCTCAGGGACAATATTGTTCTGGAGCTCTTCCGAACTACCCTCATTATTACCCATGGCTCCTGGTTCTGGCAG GTTGGCTTTGTGCTGTACCCACCTTTTGGAAGTCCTACGTGGGATGAAACATCTCACAGCAATATCATGTTTATTACCATGTGTTTCTGCTGGCACTATATAGTTTCCATGGTTATTGTAGCTATCAACTACTCTCTGACTTATGG TCTAATAAATCGGATGAAGAGATCCCAAGGTGAAGAAAACATTGGGATTCAAAAGCTGACATCCAGTTACAACTCTCAACAAGCCCTTCTGAATGATACAGATGAGGAGTGA